In one window of Carcharodon carcharias isolate sCarCar2 chromosome 14, sCarCar2.pri, whole genome shotgun sequence DNA:
- the id1 gene encoding DNA-binding protein inhibitor ID-1 has protein sequence MKVVSAACSLKRQGCSEDMVRCLSEQSITIAKYKMPPLLDEQMSMFLYDMNGCYTKLKELVPTLPQNKKVSKVEILQHVIDYIWDLQLELDDQPSAGSTAQSRTPLGADVSGLTAEAPCVSGDDRILCR, from the exons ATGAAAGTCGTCAGCGCCGCCTGCTCTTTAAAGCGCCAGGGATGCAGCGAAGACATGGTGAGGTGCCTATCGGAGCAGAGCATCACCATCGCCAAGTACAAAATGCCCCCGCTTCTGGATGAGCAGATGAGCATGTTCCTCTACGACATGAACGGTTGCTACACCAAGCTGAAGGAGCTGGTGCCCACTCTGCCCCAGAACAAGAAGGTTAGCAAGGTCGAGATCCTGCAGCACGTCATCGACTACATCTGGGACTTGCAGTTGGAGCTGGATGACCAGCCTTCGGCTGGGAGCACAGCCCAGAGCCGAACGCCCCTCGGTGCAGATGTGAGTGGACTCACAGCAGAG GCTCCCTGTGTTAGCGGTGATGACCGAATTCTGTGCCGCTGA